A DNA window from Malus domestica chromosome 12, GDT2T_hap1 contains the following coding sequences:
- the LOC139189830 gene encoding putative glycine-rich cell wall structural protein 1: protein MNHEGFCRRWIVYGSTGSGSSGDCSFIDGDGGNNSGGDGGSGVRMMVGVISGGGDSEGDGDDDGDGGRVRRRWWQQQCCSLVTVVVGDGDDNDGAGNGSCGCGGSGGSRGSGGGSGGGDDCGGRSGGNDVSGNCIIDVRFQIVKIDAKISHK, encoded by the exons ATGAATCATGAGGGTTTTTGTAGACGTTGGATCGTCTATGGTAGCACTGGCAGCGGCAGTAGTGGCGATTGCAGCTTTATTGACGGTGATGGTGGAAACAATAGTGGTGGTGATGGCGGCAGTGGTGTAAGAATGATGGTTGGAGTTATAAGTGGTGGCGGTGACAGTGAGGGAGATGGCGATGACGATGGCGATGGAGGTAGGGTGCGACGACGGTGGTGGCAACAACAATG TTGTAGCCTTGTGACGGTGGTGGTTGGCGATGGTGACGACAACGATGGTGCTGGTAATGGCAGTTGTGGTTGTGGTGGTAGTGGCGGCAGCAGAGGCagtggtggtggtagtggtggtggtgacgATTGTGGTGGCCGTAGTGGTGGCAACGATGTTAGTGGTAATTGCATTATTGATGTAAG ATTTCAGATTGTTAAAATTGATGCAAAGATATCGCACAAATAA